A window of Triplophysa dalaica isolate WHDGS20190420 chromosome 12, ASM1584641v1, whole genome shotgun sequence genomic DNA:
GCCCAAAAAATACGCGCTGCGTACTATGGGATTCCTTTTGTGCCAATAACGGCACATTTAAAGGATTTATAATACAAGTATAACTTACTTTGCAttacattgcattgcattatcctttaAATTTTTACAtctgcaatcctctgggatcgaacccacaaccttgccttgttaacgcaatgctctcaccactgagctacagaaagcTAAATCTTAACTAAATCTTTAGTGTTTCAATTCTTACGAAACCTTTACCCTAACCCCAAACTTACTCTAACCATCTAAACTACCTATGATTGTTAAATTTACGAAAAACACGTTTGGGTGATGACATCATACTCGAAACCAAGGATTTAGCGAGAGCCCACCAGGGTCGCACTGCACACGCAGTGTGTGTTCGGGCGTGATCATTTGGGGTGGGTGGCCCAGAAAAAGATAAACAACGGTTCCATCACCCATGGGACCAAGCtatacagtaggtggcggtacTAAGGACTGAACGGTACTAAGGACattaaacaagacaagatgaagaagatgtAAATTGCATATGAGCAGTGGCGTTTTGTCATTTGGTTATTCAAAATGAGTGAACAATTTCATGGAAAACCAAAACATGAAAcgtttaaaacaatgtttttattatgattgTGATTACTTCAAACTGAAGCAGTCAGAGTTCTTTAAATGAGCACACAACAATTAGGATACTAGTCGGAAGTCACAATCAACTATATCTATTTTAATTTGGTATTGCTTGGGTTTTTGTTTACAATCAAGTGCAGGTATACAGATTCATCTTGTCATGTCTGTGGTTCAAATACCTTGATTAACTGAAATTATAACTATTTAAAAGGCTTTAATTAAATATGcttatacagttgtgttcaaaattattcaacccccactgaaattgattgttttggtcggtttgacattgattatgatcattcagtcatcctgcttacaatgcaatcaaagaggcacgtgtaggtcagacaaatataacataacatttttaatgaaataaccacaaatgtcttttcagAGCTCatatcattatcagttttattcaacccccaagtgacattcaatcttagtaccttttacagttataacagcttttaaacgtgaagcatagctggacacaagtgtcttgcagcgatctacgggtatctttgcccattcatcatgggcaacagcctccagttcagtcacattcttaggctatcgcactgcaactgctttctttaagtcccaccagaggttctcaatcggatttaagtctggtgactgcgatggccacttcaaaatgttccagcctttaatctgcaactatgctctagtggacttggaggtatgcttgggatcattgtcctgttgaaaggtccaacgtcttccaagcctcaggtttgtgacggactgcatcacattgtcatccaatatctcctggtactgaagagaattcatggtaccttgcacacgctgaagcttcccagtacctgcagaagcaaaaaacagccccaaagcatgattgacccgccgccatgcttcacagtaggcaaggtgttcttttcttcataggccttgttcttcctcctccaaacatagcgtagatccatgggcccaaacagttctaattttgtttcatcagtccacagaacactatcccaaaacttctgtggtttgtccacatgacttttggcatactgcagtcgacttctttggggacagcaaggtggtgcgcctgggagttcaggcatggaggccttcattggtgcgccgtattgtctgagcagaaacttcggtacccacatctgacaaatcttttctcagttcctcagcagtcacacggggacttttctccactctacgcttcaggtagcgcacagcagtcaaagtcagcatcttctttctgccacgacaaGGTAGcatttcaacagtgccctttgccttgaatttgcgaatgatgcttcctatggtgtctcttggtatgtttaacatctttgcaatcttcttaaagccattgcccttcctgtgaagagtaatcacttgttctcttgtcttcctggaccattctcttgacctcaccatgtttgtaaccacaccagtaaatgtctagaaggagctgagtatcacagtcattttaaagctgccttaTTGGTGCTTTTTAGGCTTTATTGccgctccctgatatccacaggtgttttcaatacctgattgaaaacacttcattgaacctctgttcttcacagtggtagtctttaaggggttgaataattatgtcaatgaagaacaaaagaaacatttaatactgtattacaaaactaattgatgtcattttagttggatatggttctttaagaagtccttgtaggatttcattctgaatacaattacaaatgtacactaaattccctaaaaccatttacagcattggggcttgaataattttgaacacgaCTGTAATTGTACAAAAACGTTAAATTTGTGacatctttatatttaagagGTGTGTCTACCTCTTCAAGCTATGTTGTACAATTTCTAATAtgtcactttttttgtttacagatcATTGTGAGGCTCCTTGTTGCAGCAACTCTGTCAGCATTTATGCAGGCTTCTTAAAGCCTATTGTCAGTCTAAATACCCTGCATTTAGGACTTTGACAAAGTAGCATGAAATCATGGTGTGGAAGTGCAAAGTTTGCCAGTTGACATCATCTTCAAAGGGAgctcttttgaagcactacagaCTAAATCATGGACCATTTACTCATAGCCATACTATACCTTGCCCACATTACAACTGTCCATGCTTTTTCAAAACACACGGTGCACACATTTGACTAGATATCATTTAATTGAGGACACTTTGGACCCAGAGGCAGTGCTTTCCTTTAACTGTTACGctttatttcaaacctttcgTTTTTCGACACCAAGTGCGAGCGTTGAGATGCAACGCGACAAACGCTTTGGTGTTAATAGTGGTTGTTAACTTTTGTCATGTTGCATCCTGAGGTGCGAACATGGTGTGACCGTTTACAGTCATCATGTGCCGTTCTTTGACACAATCAACTTTGTTAGTGTGAACCCTGTTCTGAAGTTCTGCTAAAGTTCCATTTTGtgacttttatatatttgtttcatattttagttAAGCCAAttccagaataaatgtttaaaaaatcttGAGAGACCTGATTTTCATTTCAACTTGTGTGTGTAACATAACAGTTcatattgattattttaattatcagtatgtatatttatattttttacactaTTCTTAATTGATATAATACATTAacatcatgttgttttgtttcaggaCAATAATGGTGAAGTCAATCAACCTTGCAGAGCACACAGAAATCTAATCAACAGAGGGAGGATCTCCAGATACTCCAGATCTCCATATTCAACTCATCACCACAGTAAACTCATGCCCCGccagcatatttaaaaaaagttgccagcctacgccagcggtTTTAaaattttcacccaactttaatggctcacagtaaattttctgtaaagaatatatggacaaaaaatatgtcaaatgaaagacaAGAGTCTCAgcgtttaaacaaaatataaaccgtattcttctatcttcatttgttcgtatTTACCTtggatgtgggtaggtttcttaaaaaatgcatcactttgattaaacagcagAAATAATTAACgattttttgtcaaagattccgcatagattccactcagaacaatcattaaaaaccgctagaACATacacgttctaggttctgggattctgtacttttttttaatgactagataactcgtcaatggcggtgaaagagttaacatGCAAGCATAcaagaccacacacacaaacattatataatattacataCCACTTCACTGTAATAAAAtgcacatatacatataaaacattaaaaccacTAGCCTTATGCATGTTGATGCTTTCTGTTGTTACAGTGTTGTCATTAAGTCTGTTgtttagcattttttatttgattttgatgtacaatgaaacttttatttctgaACTGcgtatgaatttttttatttaaaaaaaaaaaaaaaatcttttaacatGTCACATCTGTCCAGTGTTTCTGTATTTTAGGTGTTAAGAACATAAAATTATTAATCTAAATGAGTTTACATTTTATCATGAGGGTAAACTAGACTTTTTTGGTATAAAATACCCCAAATGTGTTagtaaaaacaacttaaaattcTGAGTCACACCAACCTAAAATAATAAGCGAAGTCCCTCGCTGGGAATAGGGTTAGAGTTACTCAAACATTTAAGCAATGCCTACTAAAGAAATTAAGGTAATGCTGCTTAAAATTTCATGTAGAACAGACTTAAAACATTGGTCGCAAAAATGATGCACTATATTTTTAAGTAACTTCAGCGTAATGTTTTACAGTGTGCagtgtttaaaaatatcttaaaaatatattaatattgataaaattgttgagactttaaaaaatacaaaaaaaaaattttattaaaagtgaacAAGCTAAAACAATGGAATGACTCTACTTAATAATAAGCTGCTGATGCTAGAGTGTACTCATCCTTACATACTCGTTGGTCGTAAAAATGTGCTTGTACAAACGACCGACTTCTCTCGTTTGTTGGGGAGGACAGTCTGAAATTAAATAACATGACCatggatgttttattttacgATTTCAATAAAATGCTCCTTCGAAACCAACTCAATATGACTCTCTATTTTCTTGACTCATACAATACGGTTATTTTCAATAACTATGCTTTTGTGTCTATTGCATGTATAACATAGCAACAAACAAAGTTTCATAGTTGATTCATAACAAGGCACAATTAAAGTATGATTAACTATTTCCTAGGACCAATTTAGTCTATAGAGATTATATGCCCTGTCCCACCCGCCACAAAACTACGCAAGTGCAAGGCACTTCAGAAAACAGGACCTCCCTCACACAGCGTAGATATACTCCAAACCAGACTATTTCAAAGATAAAAGGCGGTCTTTTATGTATCCATTACAAATGTACACCAGTAAACCTGTGATATggttaaacaaacaatacaactGTGCATTATAAATAGTATAAAACAGTATAAAGTAATACATAGAGACTCGTCATTTcaatttttcttaatatttcaatgttaaCAAGCTATGTTCTGATCATATGTGAATTTCAACTGCCTTTAATTATATcacattacactgtaaaaaataacacagatattaacttaaaaatattttgtgtaatactgttACCTTAATTTTTGTAAGTACTTTGAAGCATATTTTTAACGCAATATTCcatgaataaatcaagtaaaactCCATAAATTATTTAAGCAGGTCATAtgataaaatttaaaaaattaagGAGAATTACTCAATTAGGCATTGGATTTAATTTCTTGATCTTTTTTAACTTcatgttaacatttattattgttcacAACATATATGATGTACAAGTAATCTGACAGTTGACTCAGTACAGACTTTAGCAGCATTGCTGTTCACTGCCTGAAAAAACACACTGcgtgtaaaaacacacaagcagtAAGTACAAGTACAAGCAGCACTCTTCTGAAAGAGGGTAACCACGATACTCAGAAATACAAAAAGAATATCTTCTAAATCTTAAAGACAACGGAACAATAAACACCATCAagtctttcatttcattctaaAGCACATACAATAGcacttttttacaaaaattactCTCCTTATGCAGTCGCAtgcagagcatgctgggaactctaaATTCATTGCTCAGTTAGAGATTTGAACTTAATAATTTTGTGGTGGAACTACATGAATTATTTAAGTAAAGATCCTTCATACAAGtttaagtgggttgaacatgATACAATTATGTCAAATTCACtcaattatttgtgcatttagaattctgagatatttctataattttaacttaaatgttgGTTAAAAGACAATTTCACAATTgttttaagtaaagtttactcaattaatttcatgaaatctactatgacacagaatcattttttacagtgtagggaTGTGCACAATTATTAAGCAAACAAATAAGTGAAACAAGGGCCTGACAAGCAAACAATTCCTTGTggtaataaatcattttaaacaagaaataaacatttctgcAGTATTGAATCTGTTGCAAAATGTAAACCAACAGCCATTGCATGGTCTTATTTCTTATGTCTATTATCTTAACAGTAATAACACATTTCTAACACCTTTGATCTGTAAATGGTAGATGTCTGTCTGGCTTTCAGTGTGCAAAGGCAACAGATGCATTGCCTTAGATGAACATGATggtatttttaattaaaaaattggTTAAAGAGTCATGTAACATCCATAGGCTATAGAGGTCAGGACTTTGTCCTTCCTGTTTTGGAGTTCTTGAACTCTCTGGACAAGGTCAGGACAGAGTCATGTCCTGTggttgttttgtgtggagacacgtggctgTTGTTGTTACTTTGCGCCACGTGTCCTCCTGTCATGTCTCTCAGCCCCTGCCTTCTGTCTCCCGTAATCATTCCTCAGTGTTTAATCACCTGCCGCTCACCTCCCGTTTGAAATAATCCCTGGTTGGTTGTTCCCTATTTAATTCCCTTTTGTTTCATGTTCCTTGTCGGATTGTTTTCGCCATTCATGTCGGTTCGTGTTTTTGGTATGTTACCCTATCCTGCCTTGTACTATTTTCTTCACGAGTGTTGTTCCCCCTCGTGCgaagtgtttattttgtgagtATGATTCtgtttttccccattgtgggttttgttttggttcttttaaataaagtctttttgtttacttagtctgcctgcatctgggttctgcaAACATGTACCGTGACAATAgaaaattttattattataattaatgttTCATAAGATTTTCAAAACCTCTACGCAACTTGCATGCATCTTACAAAGAATATTTGTCAGTGAGGAAGTAGTTCAATTTGATGAAGCTATTAACTATTCCCTACCTTCTGATGTGATATGAGGCAGTCACACTGAAACATATTTCAATGATTCACAACAAAGCAAAGGCTTCTTTCAAAGGctttctgtcatgaatctcaggtggagacatggcgtgggaacccaagtgcaggcagacacagacggtatagatggAACAAggatgtttattaacaaataaacactaaacaagactggcaaaacaaaaacccacgagggggaaaacaggacaggaatatatataacttaaacaagaacactgactgactaaactataagacaaacactggtaacaaacactaGACTAAACTCACTTagacacgggaaacaggaacaaggtaagacGACTGGAAACAGGAACATTAACAGGTACTGCATACagcaaacaatgcacgagcacaggacaattaaacatgaggactctttataggggagacagacacaggatcataacgagaaacaggtgctggggattagcaataaggagaggctgacgaggaacgtgatgcagggaacaatgacgagacacgagaaaggctatgtctttctcacataaaaccatcaggcaatgccatggctccacttgagacaggaataaaacatgacatggtagtggaaccatgacacttTCAGAGATACACTTGCGCACGTTTGGCTCTGACGGTCTTTGCGTTGTCTTTGTCAGTTCTTTTCTTGCCCTCTCGTGGTTTTAGTCTAACCCTAGATAAGCCCCATATAAGGGTGCCGACACAATCTCTGCCATGTCAGCAAACTGCAACCAAAAATGCATAACCGAGAACAAGTACAACAAAGATTTATTccaaaaagtttattttgtatagTGTTTCTGTACAGAGGATGGTACTGACTTGAATTAATTAATTAGAGTggtcattacataaattattaatgaTGTCTTATGTcagttatatataaatgttattgtaagGTACTATTACTGTATACCCAGGTAAAGTAAACTAATTTAGAAatcaaaacatcataaaaaagtGTTCAGAAAACAGATCCCACCAGGGGcattagaaaataataaaaagtttaaacGACTGTATACACAAAATCAAAACCACTTTAGACACATCAAATGTTGTAGAAAAGAGCTGATACACCAGGGTTTGATGGgataatattcattaaaaaagaaaaaaacattttaaagaatgtttaaatttgacccaacaatgatTTGATGTAAGAGTGTATTAATAACAGTGTCTGGGTCCCTTGTGGCGTTGCTCAGTAGCAGACAGATTTGGTCCCTTTTGAGTTTCTTACTTCCTCTTGCCATCCACTTTTCACATGATCGGGAAACTCGCCAGGCTGGCAATGCCACAGGCATTGTTACGGTTACGAGCCATCAGGACAAAGCCCTTCTTTCCCCACTCCACACCCCAACTTCAAGAGTAGGAAAACAGATGAGTTAGTCTGCGACTATTGTTAAGAGCTGGTTGTTAATTGATTTGATTCTAATTAGAACCAGCAAAATCTCACCTGTTCTTCACAATCCAGTACTTTTTGCCTTTCGGTGTGGCTCCGTAACCAACAGCGAGCACTGCATGGTTGACATCAACTTTTTCACAGTTGGGATCATAGTACACACCTATGGAAATCAGTTTTAGAGACCGGGGTTAAGTCTAGTCTTGGATCTTTACTACAAAAAAAtaacctctctctttctcaacaGGCAGTGGTCTATCTTTTGTTGAATCTAACCTTTTATTAgcacttattgtattattgctcctgtatgacatgcTTATTGCTCCttgaactctttgtaagtcgctttggataaaagtgtctgctaaatgactaaatgtaaatgtaaaacaaatatttttagcaCAACATCATGACTGAGcacataaacacaatttaaacacaatacattgatcacataaacacaatctaaacacaatacatttatatatgtacTATGTAGAAAGTAAAACAACAGTTGTTGTAGAGTTGTTACGTACCGCTTTTGTAGTACAGGAAGGTGGACTGCATGGCATCTATGCCCACTGACACAGGGCCCACCTTTGCCACAGCAGCAGCCAGTGCCTTCTCATTACCCTGAGGAATCTCTTTATATCTCTTGCAGCCAGCTGTCTTTCCTGACACGTTGTAGGCACACTGCTGATCCTGCAGGGGGCAGTAGTGAGAGTGAACAATTATTTCTTTCGTAAGGACTGGACATTTTCCAATGTAAACATAAAGCTGACTTTTATTCTTACCACTCCAACATAAGGATAGCTTTCCTCCGAATCAATGCCCTTGTTGTCTGTGACATACTTGAATGCGTTTGTCATATACCCTCCACCACAGCCATCATTTTCAGTCACACAGTCCACCAGGTTCTGAGGACTAAGGTCCATTAGTTTACCTTTGGTCTTCATCAGTTGACCTTCCAAAGCTCCTACAGAGCTAAAGGCCCAACAGGAGCCACATGAACCCTGAGGACGCAGGAAAAGATTTCTTTATTTCACCGCTAGATGGCGCCTAAGTACAGATCTTGAGGGCAATCGTTACATTTAACCAATATAGGGTTAATATATGCACTATGGCAGaactttttattataaaatctttaaaaaagttaaacatgtCTGGTTTTCTCACTTGATTTTTGACAGACGTGACATAGCCCAGTTTACGGTAGTCAATGGATTTAGGCAACCTCTCCACGGTGTCATCAGGCACATACGTGTTTGTGGGGTCCCGGTACATGGGCATTTGCAGTCCCATTACTTTCTCTGCCACTTCCTCTAGTGTCTGTTGAGGGATAAACATTggagatttttttaatacaagtCTTGACTGTTACCCAAAATATATAAGCATGgagttttgaaaatataatttcactATACAGGTTTATTGTTCATGCTGTGACATGTATAGCCTGCAAACAGGTTTGTCAAGCAaatagtaaaagtaaaaaaacaatgcgTAGTTGTGATATCAGATTTTGACAACCGCATACATTGTAAACTAGTCATCCAGCTACAGTTTTTTCTCAAACGTATtatgaaatgtttcttttattaatagTTGAGAATTTTAAAGAATTCAGATAATAGCAGGTTGAGTTTTAGTACTAACCATATCTCCAAAGTGATTCATGCCCAGATTATAGCTATGAATCCCCAGTTCATATTCTTTGTTATGTGCCTCGATAAAGAGCATGTTTTTCTCCCAAATGGCTTGACGGATAGACTCTTCATCCtatcacaaacaaatacacacaaagtGAGTAATACTGAATGAAGAATGGAATAACTGTAAAGCATATACACAAACCCAAGACAGTGCTGTTATTCTGGCTTTTTTGGCTGGTGTTCACACACATTAAACCTTAGGGCAATCAACACTCCTGATATAACATAACGAAATGATAAAGAAATCATGATTCTCTCATTTTGAATTGGGTCCTGCATGCAAAACATTGCCCATTAGAAAAGTGAACATCGCCGGTTAATGCACCGAAATGCCATTCAAAATtgtcagaataaataaataacatgatccgttttttctcttttcagcGGAGGCTGGTATAAGAGTTCCAAAAATAAGGATTAAAGCACAGATGTAGttctatttcatttacatttgccAAGGCCTACAAAGACAAAATGGATTTTGTAGGCTGTTTACTTACCAAACCATTGTACTCTCTCCTGTATGTGATTTTCCAGCTCTCCCATGCTTCATCCAATGAAACATTACTCAGAGTGTGAGCTACACCAAACAACACCATCACCACCACCAGAGGTATGCCACCAAATTTATACATTATGCCCTGAAAAACAGATATGCCCCCAGAGGTTTAATACAAGACGCCACATGACCCCCAGTGGTCGTGCAacatagttttacatttacatttaggcatttggcagacgcttttatccaaagcgacttacatttcttttatcctatacattttacataggtatttgcaatcccctgggatcgaacccacaaccttgcgttgctcttaccactgagctacgtTTGCGCAtcgttttttttactgaaaccGACGCGCAAACGAAAAAGTAGATTATTTTCAGAGAGACGGAAGAAAGTTTCTCTCCTaggttatattaaaaatatataatttatatactGTTTACGTGATAACTTTTTAAGTGTTGTTTACGTTAAACAGAAAGCGAAAGCGATGACCTACAACTGCATGATCatagtttgtttcatttttaagagCGTTGAAATAAATCATTACATCCTTCCACAATGCACATGGATTATAAGCAATAAGAACTATTTTCGAAATCGTTTTGTTGTTGCTCTAGGTCGACGAGGTATATAATGTTACCTGGGTTTGATGGTTTCTTAAAGTTCAGTTGCAAGAGTCCAGATCCAGATTTGAAAGTTCTTTGGATGACGATCCCTTTTATGTGTCCGCAATGAGGAAGTTCCAcctaaaggaaaaaaaaacaggaagaaGTGATGCGCATATGGGATTGCTTTAACTCCGAGTTATGATGTGAGGTGTCAGGTTACAACAATGCATTCTATTTATAATGCAGAATAGCCTGTTCTCTCTTACCTGAACTATTTTATCATCTATAGGCCTAACTATACTTTATAACTTGATATaacttttagatattttaactctggaaagtaaaagaaaaataaattaaggttttacattttcaacaacTCACCGCCTGAAAAAAGGTCATGCATTCTAAACAGTTATGAAATACCGGGCTTCAAAGTTTTTACATTccatttcataaaaatgtacacaacgtaaagaaaaaaaatcaagaataaTACGTTGTCAGAGAATAAGAACATGTGAAGAACTCaattttgtcaaaaaatgacAGATAGTAATTCAAAGGGTACAAAAGCCTAAAAAAGACGTTCCCACAACCTCCAATTTAATGAATCTCTAGGCTAGTTAGTCTGCAATTTCATCAACATATGTAGGCTGCATGTAAATCAACACATTACATGTATTTGAGCACTTtgttcattttctctttataggCATTAGAGTCTATGGCATTCAGTGAGTTATTTTACAGTCAGCTTACAATGTATTCAAGTCATGCTTTAAATTGTTGATATAGTAAGTTGGTCATGTTGGTTTTTAGTTGTAAATTGTGCTGATTTGACAGATGGTACACCAGATTTGTAAGATCAGTAAAAAGGTTTCTTTACACTTTTACACCAAAGCAAAAACAAAGCTTTGTATCCTGCAAACTGTCATGAGAAGTCTTTTCACCTTTTGGTCACAGACTAAATCAAAAGTTATTAGATTAAACCTATAGATTTCGCTTCCAGCAAATCTAACTTTTTGAGCTGAACATCAGACTCTGTTGGCCTGGTTAATTCTTCATAAAATCTTCCCCTTATTAGTCAACAACTTAAGTTCCATGTGTAATGTATTAGTGTATTGTATGAGGTCTGCAGCATATGCATGCAGTCAGCACTTAAAGgatataaatgtatgttaagAAAAGTCCCCTAGCGTATGTGTATATTACTCACAAACATACAAGCATGTCTATAAATATCAGCTAAAAGCAGCACAAACAGCTGACATGATGACAAAAGCATGCAGACTATTTTTTACTATATTAATATTCCGCTTTCAGATTAATCAATCAAATCAAGCCATTagttttaaatgagtttaattTGTGCACATGGTTTGTGAAACTCCCTTGATAGTCATTTGTATACCATTTATATACCATTTGTATACCATTTATCCACCAATTACAACCACCAGTgctaaataaacactaaacttcACTAAACATCATAAtcacataaattattttgtagtGTAGCAGAACAGTTGCGTTGCTTTCGGGCATTCATTTGTTATCCTTACACATTAACCTGTAAAACCTGCAAGGCATAAGATTAACaaattttcattaaacatttctaGTAAGACACAATAGCTTTTTTATGCTTTGGTAAAACTTTCAGCTTTATAGCGGCTTTCAGGCATTGGTGCCTGGCAGTCTATTTAGTCATGTCATCCAGTGTCCATATCCTTAAtggtataaaaataatacagacAATATACAGATACTTGTGTCAGTAACACAATAATA
This region includes:
- the LOC130433069 gene encoding cathepsin K-like, encoding MYKFGGIPLVVVMVLFGVAHTLSNVSLDEAWESWKITYRREYNGLDEESIRQAIWEKNMLFIEAHNKEYELGIHSYNLGMNHFGDMTLEEVAEKVMGLQMPMYRDPTNTYVPDDTVERLPKSIDYRKLGYVTSVKNQGSCGSCWAFSSVGALEGQLMKTKGKLMDLSPQNLVDCVTENDGCGGGYMTNAFKYVTDNKGIDSEESYPYVGVDQQCAYNVSGKTAGCKRYKEIPQGNEKALAAAVAKVGPVSVGIDAMQSTFLYYKSGVYYDPNCEKVDVNHAVLAVGYGATPKGKKYWIVKNSWGVEWGKKGFVLMARNRNNACGIASLASFPIM